The genomic DNA CGGTTTTATTCAGCAGTCGGTTAAAGAAACGAAAAGTGCATCAGGTGAAGTGCAGGTGTCTTTAAGAATGAGGAGAGAGATTTGATAGTTGGTCTGTCTGTAAAATTGAAAAGGCTCATGAGATAATTATTTTAAGAACGATGAATGGAGTGTTTTACTGATGAGAAATGTTATTTTAGATTGTGATCCGGGGCATGATGATGCGATATCGATAATTATTGCGGCTTCAGGTGTCAGCGATTTAAATATTTTAGGAATTACGACTGTTGCAGGCAACGTTGAAGTTGAGAAAAATACGATTAATACATTAAAAATATGTGAACTGCTCGGGCTGGATGTTCCGGTAGTTCAGGGTGCGAGACGCCCGCTCGTAAAAGAGAGCGAAATTGCGCCTGAAATTCACGGTGAAACAGGGATGGACGGCCCGGTGCTTCCGGAGCCGCAAATCGGGGTGACTGAAGGACATGCTGTTGACTTTATTATCGAGCAGGTTATGAGCTCCGGCGAACCGGTTACACTTGTACCGACAGGACCGTTGACGAACATTGCGATGGCCTTAATTAAAGAACCGAGAATTATAGAAAACATCGATGAAATTGTCTTAATGGGCGGCGGAACGTTCGGTAACTGGACGCCGGCAGCAGAGTTCAATATTTTTGTCGATGCTGAAGCGGCGAGAGTTGTATACGAAAGCAGCGTACCGGTGACGATGTTCGGTCTTGATGTGACTCATCAGGTGATTGCAACTGACGACATTATTGAACGTGTCAGTAAAATCGATAACAAGATTGCAGTATTCGTTAAGGAGCTGTTAATTTTCTTCGGTGAAACGTACAAAAACCATTTCGGCTTTAACGGCGGACCGATTCACGATGCATGTACAACGATGTATCTGTTGAAACCGGAATTGTTCGAGACGGAGTATTTAAACGTTACTGTGGAAACAAAAGGTGAGTACTCATACGGTATGACTGTAATCGATACGCTGAGTGTAACGGGCAGAGAGCCGAATACGAATGTAGCACTCGGTGTGGATCAGGAAGCATTCTGGACACTGTTTGAAGAAGTTCTGAAGTCATTTGACGGAGGTCGGTAATTATGACAGCAAAAAATATATGGATTGACTGCGATCCCGGTATTGATGATGCGATTGCACTTGCAGCAGCTGCGGCGAGCAGAGATGTATTGAATATCCGCGGTATTTCCACAGTGGCGGGTAATCAGACGATAGAACGTGTGACCGGTAACGCACTCGCACTGAGCGATTTTCTAAAAATGGATGTGCCGGTCGTTAAAGGTGCAGAAGGACCGTTAACGCGAGCGAAAGAAGATGCGGGCCACGTACATGGTGAGACAGGACTCGGTAATACAGTGCTGCCGAAAACGGCGAAGCAGACAGAACCCGGCAACCCGTTTCAGGTAATGCGGGACCATATTATGAACCTGTCTGCAGATGAAAAGATGACACTCGTGCCTGTCGGTCCGCTGACAAATATTGCACTATTGTTAAAAGTGTTCCCCGAAGTGTCGGAACGTATCGATGAAATTGTTCTGATGGGCGGCGGCACATTCGGAAACAGAACACCGACAGCGGAGTTTAACATCTGGGGAGATCCCGAAGCGGCAAAAATTGTCTTTGACTCGGGTCTCCCGATTGTCATGTGCGGTCTTGATGTAACCCATAAGAGCGGACTTGACCGTGCACAGGTTGATGCACTGATTAACAATGAAGGTGAAGTGCAGAAAGCATTCGGTGAAATGCTGAAGTTCTACTTTGACTCACCGGCGTATATTAACAGTGAACTGGTGCATATACACGACGCTGTCGCAGTAATTTACCTGACAAATCCTGAAATATTTAAAGGTATACAGGTGAGCGTGGATGTCGACTGCACAGATGATATTAACCGCGGCATGACGGTATGCGATGTACGTAAAACAGCACCTGAAGCGGGACGTAACGTCAATCTGCTTAAAGATATTGATTTAACAGCATTTCAAAATATACTGCTTGAAAAACTCGGCAGTCTACAGTAATTCCTGGAGGTATAACAAATGAGTAAGCCTAAAGTAACAATCGTTGGAAGTTTAAATATGGATTTAGTCGTGACTGCAGAACGTCATCCTAAAATCGGTGAGACGCTGACAGGAGAAAAATTCACGACACTCTGCGGCGGTAAAGGTGCAAACCAGGCAGTCGCAGCTGCAAGACTCGGCTGTGATGTGACGTTTATCGGCAGAGTGGGGAATGATGCATTTGGTACTGAGATGATCGAAAGCTTAAAAAGTGAAGGTGTGAATGTCGACCATATCGAAGTTCTTGATGAAGTGGAAAGCGGTATTGCGATGATTACGGTGAATCCGCTGGATAACACGATTATCGTTGTGCCGGGAGCGAACGCTCATGTAACGAAAGATGTAATCGATAAACACCGTGAAGCACTGCTCGAAAGCGACGTTGTTGTGACGCAGCTTGAAATCCCGATGGAGACGGTGGATTACGTGGCTGAAGTATGCGGTGACAATAATATTGAACTGGTCGTTAATCCGGCACCGGCACAAAAGCTGACAGATAATATTATTAATAACAGTACATACATTACGCCGAATCAGATTGAACTGACTCAGCTGGCGGAAGCACACCCTGAGCTGTTAAAAGACCACATCGATAAATTTGTTGTGACGAGCGGCAGCAAAGGCTGTTACTACACAGTGGATGCCTACCGTGTGGATGTGCCGACAATGAAAGCGGAAGTGGTCGACACGACAGGGGCAGGAGACTGTTTCAACGGTGCATTTGTCAGCTACATTGCACAGGGCAGAAGTCTGGAAGAAAGCTGTCACTTTGCGAACGCTGCAGCATCGCTAAGCGTTGAGAAATTCGGTGCACAGAATGCGATGCCGACAACTGAACAGGTACTTGAGAGAATGAATCGGTAATATTAAACAGATAAACCCGGGAATCATATGATTTCCGGGTTTGATTTGGTTATGGATAGATGCGTATCCTATAACTTATTCATAATCGTCAATCCTTAAATAATTCCCCGGTTAGTGTAGTATTGGTAAAGTAAATTATTTTTATGAGGTGACAACTAATGGGAGTATTCGATGTAGATTACAACAAGGTGAACGAAATAGAAGACCTGCCATATGAAGTCGGAATTACGAATCATACATGGATCGAAATGAGCGACGGTACAAAACTGTCTGCGAAAATCTGGCAGCCGAAAGGACTCGAAGTAACGAAAGGTACAGTACTTGAGTTTTTACCGTACAGAAAAGATGATTTTACAGCGTTAAGAGATGAAATCAGACATAAATATTTCGCGGGTAACGGCTTTACTTCGATGCGCGTTGATATTAGAGGTACCGGTGATTCAGAAGGAATTATCGAAGATGAATATCACATTTCCGAGCAGGATGATGCAATCGATATTATCAGCTGGATTGAAAATCAGAGCTGGTCGAACGGCTCTGTCGGCATGATTGGAAAATCATGGGGCGGCTTTAACGGCCTGCAGGTTGCCGCACGTCAGCCGAAAGCGCTAAAAACAATTATTTCATTGTGCTCAACTGATGACCGTTACGCGGATGACGTTCATTACCGGGGCGGTGTAATGATGGCATCGGACATGCTGTGGTGGGCTTCGACAATGTTTGCTTATAATGCACGGCCGCCGTTCCCGCAGTTTGTCGGTGACAGCTGGTACGATATGTGGCTGAACCGAATGGAAAACACACCGCCGTTCGTAGAAGAATGGGTGAGCCACCAGCGCCGTGATGAGTTTTGGAAACACGGCTCAATTAACGAAAATTATGAAGATATTAAAATACCTGTCCTCACGATGAGCGGCTGGGCTGACGGTTATACCGATGCAGTTTATCGCTTAATGGATAATTTAAATGTCCCTAAGAAAGGAATTATCGGCCCGTGGGCGCATGAATTTCCTGACCTTGCAATACCGGGACCGCAGATTGGTTATCTGCAGGAGTGTGTGGACTGGTTCTCGAAATGGTTCGTGGAAGACCAGAGTCAGGTTGAGCACGAAGATGAGTTTCATATTTATATTCAGGACAGCATAGAGCCGTCGACGAGCTACGAGTACAGGGAAGGCCAGTGGATTGATGTCTATACTGAACAATTTGAATCCGTCGATATTCTGAGCCATTTCCATGATGAAGTGACACTTCAGAACAATCAGCATCACGGCCTCTATTCAGGCGTGTTCTGTCCGTTCGGACAGGAAGGGGATCTCGCAGCAGACCAGACAATCGAAAATGCACTCGCAACGACGATTTCGGTGGACGCAGCAGAATCACTGAGCATTGCAGGACAGGCGAAGCTGAACGTCAAAGTGAAATCATCACACGATGAAGCAAATCTGCATGTACGTCTGACGGACGTTCATCCGGACGGCAAACGTACTTTGATTACGAAAGGGCAGCTGAATTTAAACCATGCGGGCAGTCATGAAAACCCGGAAGCCCTGCCAGTTGATGAATACATCTATGCGGAAATACTGTTCGATGTGATTGGTTATACAGTGCCTGAAGGCCACAGCATTGAAATCTCATTTGCACCAAGCTATTGGCCGCTGATGTGGGCGTCGAAAGACAAAGTCGGGCTGACAGTGGATTTAAACCGCAGTTCACTGCATTTGCCGTACGTTGAAAATTACACGCCGGTTGAGATGAAGTACAACTCTGCAGAAATGGCGACACCGCTTGAAAAGGAAGTACTTGAAGAAGGTTACCGTACGAGAAATGTCATCAATGATCTGACGACAAACGACTGGATATTAGATGATTATTCAAATGAGGGCAAACGTTACCTGCCGCACCTCGGTATCACTTACGGTACTGAAAACCATAATATTTACACGATAAACAACGATGACCCGTTGTCAGCAGCTGTTCAGTGTGACTGGACTGTGATTGTTGAAGATGCAGACATCAAAACAGAAATGAAAACTGAAAGTCTGATGACATGTGATTATGAGAACTTTTATCTTGTTAACCGTCTGATTGGTTATAACAACGGTGAAGAAGTTTTCAGTAAAGAATGGAAAAAGACTGTGAAGAGAGATTTTAACTAAAAATATTTAAAAAGGTTCCCCGGATAATTTTCCGGGGAACCTTTTTATGTTAAATAATTGATGAGAATAATGAAGTCGGAATCATAATAATCCACGGAGCCATTAATAATGTCGAGATAATGCTTGATCTTGTTACCTGTTTGGCATTCAGACCGAACTTCGCGTAAATTTTCTGAGTCAGTTTAAACTGGACTAAAATAATGACAACAAAAACGATAAGGACGAAAATCATACTGTAAATACTGTCGAACGGGTTCGCGATTACTCCTTCAAAGAATGCAACAATCCAGTCGGGTGTTGCATTGCTGATTTCCTTAACATCGTCAAATGATGTCGGGTTCCCTCTGAACAGCGGATCGATGTACAGTGATGCGTACATAATTCCAACAGCTGCGAGATGCAGACCGATATCCGTCAGCCAGATTTTCCACGACGCTTTAACGGTAATTTCCTTACGGTTATATTTTTTATCGAGCGGCAGGTAAATCGCAAACCAGTCGATTAGCATTTTTAACGGTATTATCATAAAAACAACAGGTGGAATTAACCACATCAGCCATACCGGCATAATCATTACGGAAAACCTCTTTCTTATTTGTGTGTATTATCCTGTATATTTTACGCCTAACGGGAAGTGATGTAAATTGAAATGAAATATCTTTCGGCGGCATAAAAAAGACCACTCACAGGAGTGGCCCGGATTTAAATTATTATTCTGCGAACACAGTACTCCAGCTGCTGCGTCCTTCGAG from Jeotgalicoccus saudimassiliensis includes the following:
- a CDS encoding nucleoside hydrolase, which translates into the protein MRNVILDCDPGHDDAISIIIAASGVSDLNILGITTVAGNVEVEKNTINTLKICELLGLDVPVVQGARRPLVKESEIAPEIHGETGMDGPVLPEPQIGVTEGHAVDFIIEQVMSSGEPVTLVPTGPLTNIAMALIKEPRIIENIDEIVLMGGGTFGNWTPAAEFNIFVDAEAARVVYESSVPVTMFGLDVTHQVIATDDIIERVSKIDNKIAVFVKELLIFFGETYKNHFGFNGGPIHDACTTMYLLKPELFETEYLNVTVETKGEYSYGMTVIDTLSVTGREPNTNVALGVDQEAFWTLFEEVLKSFDGGR
- a CDS encoding CocE/NonD family hydrolase; this translates as MGVFDVDYNKVNEIEDLPYEVGITNHTWIEMSDGTKLSAKIWQPKGLEVTKGTVLEFLPYRKDDFTALRDEIRHKYFAGNGFTSMRVDIRGTGDSEGIIEDEYHISEQDDAIDIISWIENQSWSNGSVGMIGKSWGGFNGLQVAARQPKALKTIISLCSTDDRYADDVHYRGGVMMASDMLWWASTMFAYNARPPFPQFVGDSWYDMWLNRMENTPPFVEEWVSHQRRDEFWKHGSINENYEDIKIPVLTMSGWADGYTDAVYRLMDNLNVPKKGIIGPWAHEFPDLAIPGPQIGYLQECVDWFSKWFVEDQSQVEHEDEFHIYIQDSIEPSTSYEYREGQWIDVYTEQFESVDILSHFHDEVTLQNNQHHGLYSGVFCPFGQEGDLAADQTIENALATTISVDAAESLSIAGQAKLNVKVKSSHDEANLHVRLTDVHPDGKRTLITKGQLNLNHAGSHENPEALPVDEYIYAEILFDVIGYTVPEGHSIEISFAPSYWPLMWASKDKVGLTVDLNRSSLHLPYVENYTPVEMKYNSAEMATPLEKEVLEEGYRTRNVINDLTTNDWILDDYSNEGKRYLPHLGITYGTENHNIYTINNDDPLSAAVQCDWTVIVEDADIKTEMKTESLMTCDYENFYLVNRLIGYNNGEEVFSKEWKKTVKRDFN
- a CDS encoding nucleoside hydrolase yields the protein MTAKNIWIDCDPGIDDAIALAAAAASRDVLNIRGISTVAGNQTIERVTGNALALSDFLKMDVPVVKGAEGPLTRAKEDAGHVHGETGLGNTVLPKTAKQTEPGNPFQVMRDHIMNLSADEKMTLVPVGPLTNIALLLKVFPEVSERIDEIVLMGGGTFGNRTPTAEFNIWGDPEAAKIVFDSGLPIVMCGLDVTHKSGLDRAQVDALINNEGEVQKAFGEMLKFYFDSPAYINSELVHIHDAVAVIYLTNPEIFKGIQVSVDVDCTDDINRGMTVCDVRKTAPEAGRNVNLLKDIDLTAFQNILLEKLGSLQ
- the rbsK gene encoding ribokinase, whose translation is MSKPKVTIVGSLNMDLVVTAERHPKIGETLTGEKFTTLCGGKGANQAVAAARLGCDVTFIGRVGNDAFGTEMIESLKSEGVNVDHIEVLDEVESGIAMITVNPLDNTIIVVPGANAHVTKDVIDKHREALLESDVVVTQLEIPMETVDYVAEVCGDNNIELVVNPAPAQKLTDNIINNSTYITPNQIELTQLAEAHPELLKDHIDKFVVTSGSKGCYYTVDAYRVDVPTMKAEVVDTTGAGDCFNGAFVSYIAQGRSLEESCHFANAAASLSVEKFGAQNAMPTTEQVLERMNR